A stretch of DNA from Streptomyces pactum:
GACCGCGCCGGGGCGGGGCTGGCCGTTACCGCCGCCGACCAGCGCGGCCATGGTCGCCGAGTGGTGCGGGGCGCAGTACGGCGGGGTGTCGATGAGCGGTTTGCCCGGCGGCAGCACCCCGGCGACCGAGTGGACCGCGGTGACCTCCAGCGCTTCCTTGGGGGTCAGGGGCGGCAGCAGCCCGGGCAGCCGTTCGGCGAGCATCGTCTTGCCCGCGCCCGGCGGCCCCATGAAGAGCAGATGGTGGGCCCCGGCCGCGGCGACCTCCAGCGCCATCCGTGCGGCGCGCTGTCCGGCGACCTCGGCCATGTCGGGTTTCCGGGCGGGTGGGCCGGAACCGGCCAGCGTGCCCGTGCCCGCTCCCGGCACCAGGAGTCCGGCGAGCATGGCGTCCGGCGCGCCGTCCTCCACGGGCTCCTCCTCGGGTACCGGGCCGTCGGTAAGCACCGCGATGAGCTGCCTGAGGCTCCGTACGCCGAGGACGGAGACCCCGGGGACCAGTGCCGCCTCGGCGGCCGTCTGCTCGGGGACGACGACCTGCCGGTAGCCGGCCTCGGCGGCGGCCAGGACGGCGGGCAGCACGCCTCGGACCGGGCGGACCCGGCCGTCCAGCCCCAGTTCGCCGATCATCATCAGGTGGGCGAGCTCACGGGGGTCGATGAGCTCTGCGGCGCCGAGGACCGCGCAGGCCACGGCGAGGTCGAATCCGCTGCCGCCCTTGGGGACCGAGGCCGGGCTGAGCCCTACGGTGAGCTTCCGCTGCGGCCACTCGGCGCCGGAGTTGACGACTGCCGCGCGGACCCGGTCGCGGCTCTCGACCAGGCTCTTGTCGGGCAGGCCGACGAGGGTGAAGGCGGCGACGCCCGGCTCCAGGTCGGCCTGGACCTCGACCACCACGCCCTCCACGCCGACCAGGGCCACCGAGCAGGTGCGGGCGAAGGCCATCACGCCACCCCCCGTACGTGCTCCACCAGCGGCGCGCCACGGGCCGGCAGCACCACCGCGACCACGTCGATGCGCACCCCGCCGGGCGGCGGGGTCTCCTGGCAGGCCAGCCAGCGTTCGGCGAGGCCGCGCAACCGCTGGGTCTTGCGTGTGGTGACGGCGGCGAGCGGGTGTTCGAAGGGGCTGGCCCGGCGGGTCTTGACCTCGCAGACCACCAGCGTGTCCCCGTCACGGGCGAGGATGTCGATCTCTCCGGCGCGGCACCGCCAGTTCCGGGCCAGGACGGTCATGCCGGCTTCGGTCAGGGTACGGGCGGCCAGCCGTTCGCCGTAGCGGCCCAGCGCCTGGCGTGCCGAACCGGGCCGGGGCGGCGGCAGGGGCAGCCGCTCGGTGACCGGCCGGGCGTGCCGTAGCTGCCCGGGGGCGGAGTGGTCCGGTGCCGCCGGGGGTGGGGTGGACGGCCCGGCGGGCGTCCCCGGCGGCGCGGAGCACGGCCGGTCCGGAGTACCGGTCTCCGGGACCGGCGGCCCGTCCGAGGGGTCATGTGGTCCGGGTGTGGCACCGGGCAGCCGGGCCGATGCGGCCGGAGTGCCGGCCGCAGGGAGCGGCAGTCCGCCCGGCGGCTCCGGGGTCGTGGCCGGAGAGGACGGCGG
This window harbors:
- a CDS encoding YraN family protein; protein product: MPPPRPGSARQALGRYGERLAARTLTEAGMTVLARNWRCRAGEIDILARDGDTLVVCEVKTRRASPFEHPLAAVTTRKTQRLRGLAERWLACQETPPPGGVRIDVVAVVLPARGAPLVEHVRGVA
- a CDS encoding YifB family Mg chelatase-like AAA ATPase: MAFARTCSVALVGVEGVVVEVQADLEPGVAAFTLVGLPDKSLVESRDRVRAAVVNSGAEWPQRKLTVGLSPASVPKGGSGFDLAVACAVLGAAELIDPRELAHLMMIGELGLDGRVRPVRGVLPAVLAAAEAGYRQVVVPEQTAAEAALVPGVSVLGVRSLRQLIAVLTDGPVPEEEPVEDGAPDAMLAGLLVPGAGTGTLAGSGPPARKPDMAEVAGQRAARMALEVAAAGAHHLLFMGPPGAGKTMLAERLPGLLPPLTPKEALEVTAVHSVAGVLPPGKPLIDTPPYCAPHHSATMAALVGGGNGQPRPGAVSLAHRGVLFLDEAPEFSVRALDALRQPLESGQVLIARAAGMMRMPARFLLLLAANPCPCGRHNRLGGGCECTPTAIRRYQSRLSGPLLDRIDLRVHVSPVSRAELIAPRGAAESSETIAARVREARERARGRLAGTPWTVNSEVPGHELRTRWYPEPGALREAEKDMECGLLTARGLDRVLRVAWTIADLAGHDRPTADDVAQALHLRTGVARRL